A stretch of the Lactuca sativa cultivar Salinas chromosome 9, Lsat_Salinas_v11, whole genome shotgun sequence genome encodes the following:
- the LOC111898966 gene encoding putative germin-like protein 2-1, whose translation MTSHLLLFGLLVAGCSLAFASDPSPLQDFCVADQNSRVFVNGLVCKEARLVQADDFFYSGLQLMGNTSNAVGSAVTPVTVAELPGLNTLGISMARIDFAPQGINPPHTHPRATEILTVMEGRILVGFVTSNPENRLITKLLQKGDVFVFPKGLIHFQKNVGNGYAVAIAALSSQNPGVITIANAVFGSNPDIAADILAKAFQVDVNVVNQIQSKF comes from the exons ATGACATCTCATTTGCTTTTATTTGGTCTCTTGGTGGCGGGCTGCTCCCTTGCGTTTGCTTCGGACCCTAGTCCTCTTCAGGACTTCTGTGTGGCAGACCAAAATAGCAGAG TATTCGTGAATGGCTTGGTTTGTAAAGAGGCGAGGCTTGTACAAGCTGATGatttcttttatagtgggctGCAACTAATGGGAAATACTTCGAATGCGGTTGGGTCTGCTGTGACTCCGGTGACTGTAGCAGAGTTGCCGGGACTTAACACTCTTGGTATCTCAATGGCACGTATTGACTTTGCACCACAGGGTATTAACCCCCCACATACACACCCTCGGGCCACTGAAATTTTGACTGTTATGGAAGGCCGTATTCTAGTCGGGTTTGTCACATCCAACCCTGAAAACCGACTCATCACAAAACTACTTCAGAAAGGCGATGTTTTCGTGTTCCCAAAAGGTCTAATTCACTTCCAGAAAAACGTGGGAAATGGCTATGCTGTTGCTATTGCTGCTTTGAGTAGTCAAAATCCAGGTGTTATTACCATTGCAAATGCCGTGTTTGGATCAAATCCCGATATCGCAGCAGATATTCTTGCAAAGGCTTTTCAAGTTGACGTCAACGTCGTCAATCAAATTCAATCTAAATTCTAA
- the LOC111898970 gene encoding putative germin-like protein 2-3 codes for MGLNGLRRCKVLKWLSHKVGFGAIQVGSAVTPVTVAELPGLNTLGISMARIDIAPQGINPPHTHPRATEILTVMEGRILVGFVTSNPENRLITKLLQKGDVFVFPEGLIHFQKNVGNGYAVAIAALSSQNPGVITIANAVFGSNPDIVADILAKAFQVDVNVVYQIQSKF; via the exons atgggtcttaatggattaagaag GTGCAAAGTGCTTAAGTGGTTAAGCCATAAAGTCGGTTTTGGAGCAA TTCAAGTTGGGTCTGCTGTGACTCCGGTGACTGTAGCAGAGTTGCCGGGACTTAACACTCTTGGTATCTCAATGGCACGTATTGACATCGCCCCACAGGGTATTAACCCCCCACATACACACCCTCGGGCCACTGAAATTTTGACTGTTATGGAAGGCCGTATTCTAGTCGGGTTTGTCACATCCAACCCTGAAAACCGACTCATCACAAAACTACTTCAGAAAGGCGATGTTTTCGTGTTCCCAGAAGGTCTAATTCACTTCCAGAAAAACGTGGGAAATGGCTATGCTGTTGCTATTGCTGCTTTGAGTAGTCAAAATCCAGGTGTTATTACCATTGCAAATGCTGTGTTTGGATCAAATCCCGATATCGTAGCAGATATTCTTGCAAAGGCTTTTCAAGTTGACGTCAACGTCGTCTATCAAATTCAATCTAAATTCTAA